From a region of the Robbsia betulipollinis genome:
- a CDS encoding toxin-antitoxin system YwqK family antitoxin: protein MTAHPSPPAPVSAEAPEGLPGARAPGAAAVPADGEIQHVTGHGVRVCAGTYRDGLRHGRFTLYGADGQLLRAADYENDVQHGTTTSYVDGRIACIHQYRRGVLEGETLCYAASGAPSARLPYHDGRLHGKALFFQDDQLLRRAHYRAGRLDGPCEDFDAFGHPVQTAHYRDGALHGSFIRYWPNGKKMEERWYRAGCGVVATRRFDPQGREIRGEAGNGAGNGAGNGAGNEAGSEAGSAAAAPLPRAEKWVRGLEKWVRG from the coding sequence ATGACGGCGCATCCGTCGCCGCCCGCGCCGGTATCCGCCGAGGCGCCAGAGGGCCTGCCGGGCGCGCGGGCGCCGGGCGCGGCCGCCGTTCCCGCGGACGGCGAGATCCAGCACGTCACCGGGCATGGCGTGCGGGTGTGCGCGGGAACGTATCGCGATGGCCTGCGACACGGGCGGTTCACGCTGTATGGCGCGGACGGACAATTGCTGCGGGCAGCCGACTATGAAAACGACGTGCAGCACGGGACGACGACGTCATACGTCGACGGGCGCATCGCCTGCATCCACCAGTACCGCCGTGGCGTGCTCGAGGGCGAGACGCTCTGCTACGCGGCATCGGGCGCGCCCAGCGCGCGCCTGCCGTATCACGACGGGCGACTGCACGGCAAGGCGCTGTTTTTTCAGGACGATCAACTGTTGCGCCGCGCGCATTACCGCGCGGGCCGGCTCGATGGCCCGTGCGAGGATTTCGACGCGTTCGGCCATCCCGTGCAAACCGCGCATTACCGCGATGGCGCGCTGCACGGATCCTTCATCCGCTACTGGCCGAATGGTAAAAAAATGGAGGAGCGCTGGTACCGGGCCGGGTGCGGCGTCGTCGCGACGCGCCGTTTCGATCCGCAGGGCCGTGAGATCCGCGGTGAAGCTGGCAATGGAGCTGGCAATGGAGCTGGCAACGGAGCTGGCAATGAGGCTGGCAGCGAAGCCGGCAGTGCCGCCGCCGCACCCCTGCCGCGCGCCGAAAAGTGGGTTCGTGGACTCGAAAAATGGGTGAGAGGCTGA
- the tssK gene encoding type VI secretion system baseplate subunit TssK — protein MKNVLPMNNRIEPVTERVEWHEGMLLSPQHLQQLSARLDSLTAWQVLAAAPFSWGVRLLRIDPGLLPSGRLCVMALDAILPDGALACHDAENPLHLPLEIALPGEAERLGRDVFDIHLSVPVASTMRYKRAIRRFRSVADAFVEDEVSNAPAIEMPRQLLNLQLMAGEPPPATHACLRLCTVRRENAVFQLDPRLPPLLEVGRDGELWRRIAATLASIRSKAAFVAKQTGSPSSRIDERLLQLELKERLHSLLAGLPLVEAVLRTPHLHPLNLYWALASMLGSVSLAKPGAMPPVLGDYDHAEPSAMLLPLLDEIDALTLELCQQFRERKFELRSGAFEIQVPPEALESRLYVGLRGQTEKDLEAWMKGAIVGPASTYASLKQRRVLGAARRGVERVEGLAVRSGAGYLLFELDCAGGMVVGGETLVISHVNESPGVERPREIVLFTRV, from the coding sequence ATGAAAAACGTCTTGCCGATGAACAATCGCATCGAACCGGTCACCGAGCGGGTGGAATGGCACGAAGGGATGCTGCTGTCGCCGCAGCATCTGCAGCAGTTGTCCGCGCGGCTCGATTCGCTGACCGCATGGCAAGTCCTGGCCGCCGCGCCATTCAGTTGGGGCGTGCGCCTGCTGCGGATCGACCCCGGCCTGTTGCCGTCGGGCAGGCTGTGCGTGATGGCGCTGGACGCCATCCTGCCCGACGGGGCGCTTGCGTGCCATGACGCGGAAAACCCCCTGCACCTGCCGCTCGAGATCGCATTGCCCGGCGAGGCCGAGCGCCTGGGACGCGATGTCTTCGACATTCACCTGAGCGTGCCGGTGGCCTCCACGATGCGCTACAAGCGCGCGATCCGCCGTTTTCGCTCGGTGGCGGATGCGTTTGTCGAGGACGAGGTATCGAACGCGCCCGCCATCGAGATGCCGCGGCAATTGCTCAACCTGCAGCTCATGGCCGGCGAACCGCCGCCCGCGACGCACGCCTGTCTGCGCCTGTGCACGGTGCGGCGCGAGAACGCGGTGTTCCAGCTGGATCCGCGCCTTCCGCCGTTGCTGGAGGTGGGGCGGGACGGCGAATTGTGGCGGCGCATCGCCGCGACGCTGGCGTCGATTCGCAGCAAGGCCGCGTTCGTCGCCAAGCAAACGGGCAGCCCGTCGTCGCGGATCGACGAGCGGCTGCTGCAACTGGAACTCAAGGAGCGGTTGCATAGCCTGCTGGCCGGTCTGCCGCTGGTCGAAGCCGTGCTGCGCACGCCTCATCTTCATCCGTTGAACCTGTACTGGGCGCTGGCGTCGATGCTGGGTTCCGTCAGTCTGGCGAAACCGGGCGCGATGCCGCCCGTGCTCGGCGATTACGACCATGCCGAGCCCTCGGCCATGCTGCTGCCGCTGCTTGACGAGATCGACGCGCTGACGCTGGAGCTCTGCCAGCAGTTCCGCGAGCGCAAGTTCGAATTGCGCAGCGGCGCGTTCGAGATCCAGGTGCCGCCCGAGGCGCTCGAATCGCGCCTGTACGTCGGCCTGCGCGGTCAGACGGAAAAGGACCTGGAAGCCTGGATGAAGGGCGCGATCGTGGGTCCGGCATCCACCTACGCTTCCTTGAAGCAACGCCGCGTGCTGGGCGCGGCGCGGCGCGGTGTCGAGCGGGTGGAGGGCCTCGCGGTCCGTTCGGGCGCGGGCTATCTGCTGTTCGAACTGGATTGCGCCGGCGGCATGGTGGTGGGGGGCGAGACGCTCGTCATCAGTCATGTCAACGAAAGCCCGGGCGTCGAACGGCCTCGGGAAATCGTCCTGTTCACGCGGGTCTGA
- a CDS encoding DUF4280 domain-containing protein gives MGERLMAIVASAGALLQCSFGLSPAPLNVLPLRRVLAGAPAATVLDHLPFANIPSFGACACMANPMVAAATAAALGVLTPAPCVPVTAAPWLPGSPTVLMGNVPALQTTSQLLCQWGGVIRIVTPAQFTTMVP, from the coding sequence ATGGGTGAGAGGCTGATGGCCATCGTCGCCAGCGCGGGCGCCCTGCTGCAATGTTCGTTCGGTCTGTCGCCGGCGCCGCTGAACGTGCTGCCCCTGCGGCGCGTGCTCGCCGGCGCGCCGGCCGCGACCGTGCTCGATCACCTGCCCTTCGCGAACATTCCGTCGTTTGGCGCATGCGCGTGCATGGCCAACCCGATGGTCGCCGCCGCGACCGCGGCGGCACTGGGCGTGTTGACGCCCGCGCCTTGCGTGCCGGTCACCGCGGCGCCCTGGCTGCCGGGGTCTCCGACGGTATTGATGGGAAACGTGCCCGCGCTGCAGACCACCTCCCAACTGCTGTGCCAGTGGGGAGGCGTGATCCGGATCGTGACGCCGGCGCAATTTACGACGATGGTTCCTTGA